In one Rutidosis leptorrhynchoides isolate AG116_Rl617_1_P2 chromosome 8, CSIRO_AGI_Rlap_v1, whole genome shotgun sequence genomic region, the following are encoded:
- the LOC139861288 gene encoding eukaryotic translation initiation factor 3 subunit H-like encodes MELYRNNEFNGEKLREKNISWVDIFEEIPIKVSNSALVSAFMTELEADSPVTQSDYDRLQLSTNPFMERNMEFLIECMDDLSMEQQKFQFYYRNPSRQQAQQQTWL; translated from the exons ATGGAACTTTATCGCAACAATGAATTTAATGGAGAAAA GTTGCGGGAGAAAAATATATCATGGGTGGATATCTTTGAGGAGATACCT ATCAAGGTATCAAATTCTGCTCTTGTTAGTGCATTTATGACTGAACTGGAAGCTGATTCACCTGTGACCCAG TCTGATTACGATAGGTTACAGTTATCAACAAATCCTTTTATGGAAAGGAACATGGAGTTTTTAATTGAATGCATGGATGATCTCTCAATGGAACAGCAAAAG TTCCAATTTTATTATCGTAATCCGTCACGTCAGCAAGCCCAACAACAAACATGGCTTTAA